In Idiomarina sp. PL1-037, a single genomic region encodes these proteins:
- the cfa gene encoding cyclopropane fatty acyl phospholipid synthase: MSTSREYVEELLSKADIRINGDRAWDMQVHDETVYDQALSRGNLGLGESYMARLWDAESLDQFFFKLLRSGIQDEVNPARLIFHSLKSRVFNLQSKSKAWEVGQHHYDMGNDLYQSMLDERMVYTCGYWEKAKDVDEAQRHKLELCCKKLGLKPGMRVLDIGCGWGSFMQYAAENYGVECVGVTISKEQVALGKERCKGLPVEFRLQDYRELDEQFDRVISLGMFEHVGQKNYDDYMDVALRCTKEDGLFLLHTIGKNVSDTAADPWISKYIFPNGEIPSITQIGTALEEKFVCEDLHNFGADYDKTLMAWFKNFDDAWPSIKSQFDDEFYRMWKYYLLSCAGAFRARDIQLWQWVLSPKGRVGGYLRPQL; the protein is encoded by the coding sequence ATGTCGACATCACGTGAGTATGTTGAAGAGCTTTTATCGAAAGCAGATATCCGAATTAACGGTGACAGGGCCTGGGACATGCAGGTTCACGATGAAACCGTATATGATCAGGCACTGTCGCGCGGTAACCTCGGCCTGGGTGAATCCTATATGGCTCGTTTGTGGGACGCCGAATCACTTGACCAATTTTTCTTCAAATTACTGCGCTCCGGCATTCAGGATGAAGTTAACCCCGCCCGCCTTATTTTCCATTCTTTAAAAAGCCGAGTTTTCAACTTACAAAGTAAATCCAAGGCCTGGGAGGTTGGTCAGCATCATTATGACATGGGCAATGACCTTTATCAGTCGATGCTCGATGAGCGCATGGTGTACACCTGTGGTTACTGGGAAAAAGCCAAAGACGTTGATGAAGCACAACGACACAAACTTGAACTGTGCTGCAAAAAGCTGGGACTGAAGCCTGGCATGCGTGTTCTTGATATTGGTTGTGGCTGGGGCAGCTTCATGCAGTATGCCGCTGAAAACTATGGTGTCGAATGTGTTGGTGTCACTATCTCTAAAGAGCAGGTCGCCCTTGGCAAGGAGCGCTGCAAAGGCCTGCCGGTAGAATTCCGGCTACAAGACTACCGCGAGCTGGACGAGCAGTTCGACCGCGTTATCAGCTTAGGAATGTTTGAGCATGTCGGTCAGAAAAACTACGACGACTATATGGATGTAGCCCTGCGCTGCACCAAAGAAGACGGCCTGTTCCTGCTGCACACTATTGGTAAAAATGTCAGTGACACCGCCGCAGACCCGTGGATAAGCAAGTACATTTTCCCGAATGGAGAAATTCCGTCTATTACGCAAATTGGCACAGCATTGGAAGAAAAGTTTGTCTGCGAAGACTTACACAACTTTGGTGCCGACTACGATAAAACCTTAATGGCCTGGTTTAAGAATTTCGATGACGCCTGGCCGTCTATTAAGTCACAGTTTGATGACGAATTTTACCGTATGTGGAAATACTATTTACTGTCCTGCGCGGGTGCGTTCCGTGCGCGTGACATTCAGTTGTGGCAATGGGTGTTATCTCCTAAAGGAAGGGTTGGAGGATATTTACGGCCTCAACTTTAA
- a CDS encoding AI-2E family transporter: protein MRESLERRAFLLTMVIVSIAFAWVLIPFWGAIFWACVVAVIFYPLQQKLKKKFGNKRNRAALVTLLIALVIMVIPALGISYSFVQEGVDFYQRLDEGKINPGKLFDDVQKAFPVISDLLSQFEIKASDVREKLSSGAASGSKFLAEEALAFGQNTFSFLISLGLMIYLTFFLLRDGESLINLMVKALPLGDERERMLFSKFAGVTRATVKGNIVVAIVQGALGGVIFALLGIPGALLWGVVMAFLSLIPAVGASLVWLPVSIYLYATGSWIAATILVAYGAVVIGLADNVLRPILVGRDTKLPDYLVLFSTLGGMSLFGITGFVLGPLIAALFLVFWNIFMTEF, encoded by the coding sequence ATGCGGGAATCTTTAGAAAGGCGGGCATTTTTACTGACAATGGTTATAGTCAGTATAGCCTTTGCCTGGGTACTTATACCGTTTTGGGGCGCCATTTTTTGGGCTTGTGTGGTGGCTGTTATTTTTTATCCACTACAACAAAAACTGAAAAAGAAATTTGGAAACAAACGCAATAGGGCAGCTCTTGTAACTTTGCTGATTGCATTAGTTATCATGGTGATCCCTGCCTTGGGTATTTCATATTCCTTTGTCCAGGAGGGAGTGGATTTTTACCAGCGGCTGGACGAAGGCAAGATTAACCCGGGTAAGCTCTTTGATGACGTTCAGAAAGCGTTTCCGGTTATTAGTGACTTGCTTTCTCAGTTTGAGATTAAAGCCAGTGATGTGCGGGAAAAATTATCTTCGGGCGCAGCCAGTGGCAGTAAATTCTTAGCCGAAGAGGCCTTAGCCTTTGGCCAAAATACGTTTTCTTTTCTTATCAGTCTAGGGTTGATGATTTATCTAACCTTTTTTCTGCTAAGAGACGGAGAGTCTTTAATTAACCTGATGGTGAAAGCATTACCTTTAGGTGATGAGCGCGAGCGCATGCTTTTTAGCAAGTTTGCTGGTGTTACCCGGGCGACAGTGAAAGGAAACATTGTTGTTGCCATAGTTCAGGGGGCATTAGGTGGTGTAATTTTCGCCTTGCTGGGTATTCCAGGCGCCCTGCTATGGGGTGTCGTCATGGCTTTCTTGTCGTTAATTCCGGCGGTTGGTGCCAGTTTGGTATGGTTACCGGTATCTATTTATTTGTACGCGACAGGCAGCTGGATAGCCGCCACCATACTCGTCGCCTACGGCGCAGTAGTGATAGGTCTGGCCGATAACGTACTGCGCCCAATTTTGGTTGGTCGTGATACGAAATTACCGGATTATCTGGTGCTGTTTTCTACTTTAGGTGGTATGTCGTTGTTTGGTATTACCGGTTTTGTTTTAGGGCCGCTAATTGCAGCCCTCTTCTTGGTCTTCTGGAATATCTTCATGACAGAATTTTAG
- a CDS encoding diguanylate cyclase domain-containing protein, translating into MNVNNFHQVNDRYGHHIGDKILQRLALRLKKRFPSVPNFIILVVMNLPSF; encoded by the coding sequence ATGAATGTTAATAATTTTCATCAGGTCAATGACCGGTATGGTCATCATATTGGCGATAAAATTTTACAACGCCTGGCGCTTAGGTTAAAAAAGCGGTTCCCCTCGGTACCAAACTTTATAATCTTGGTGGTGATGAATTTGCCGTCGTTTTGA
- a CDS encoding EAL domain-containing protein, with protein sequence MQLAASIGVSVYPLDGYDAEKLLAQANLAMNSAKDEHNENNAYFKQELETRSCDEVQLEEDVRSVLQTEQMQLVYQPVLNMEKHVIGVEALLRWEHPDLGTLKPDQF encoded by the coding sequence GTGCAACTGGCTGCCAGCATTGGTGTCAGTGTTTACCCGCTCGACGGCTACGATGCCGAAAAGCTCCTCGCTCAAGCCAATTTGGCCATGAATTCTGCTAAAGACGAGCACAACGAGAACAACGCTTACTTTAAGCAAGAGCTGGAAACCCGCTCTTGCGATGAGGTTCAATTAGAAGAAGATGTCCGTAGTGTTTTGCAGACCGAGCAAATGCAGTTGGTTTATCAGCCTGTGCTTAACATGGAAAAGCATGTGATCGGCGTTGAAGCTCTGCTACGCTGGGAGCACCCCGACCTCGGTACATTAAAACCCGACCAATTTTAG
- a CDS encoding gamma-glutamylcyclotransferase encodes MLHDTIAMNKERQDLSGLEAVWLFGYGSLIYKVDFPYLERAAASIEGWSRRFWQGSHDHRGTPEAPGRVLTLIETPGEACTGMAYKVSPDVFEHLDHREKNGYLRFTTPMTFRDGSQQEGLVYIATEDNEAFLGEATAPEIASHIARSSGPSGPNAEYLVKLQLALQQLDVNDPHITQVYEALMADQSSLCPE; translated from the coding sequence ATGTTACACGATACCATTGCAATGAATAAAGAGCGGCAGGACTTAAGTGGCCTGGAGGCTGTCTGGTTATTTGGTTATGGATCACTGATTTATAAAGTCGACTTTCCGTATCTGGAACGGGCGGCTGCTTCAATAGAAGGGTGGTCGCGACGTTTCTGGCAAGGGTCACATGACCATCGGGGTACACCCGAAGCTCCGGGCAGGGTACTGACTTTAATAGAGACTCCGGGCGAAGCGTGCACCGGAATGGCCTACAAAGTTTCACCCGATGTGTTTGAGCATTTAGACCACCGTGAGAAAAACGGCTACTTAAGGTTCACTACGCCTATGACTTTTCGTGACGGTAGCCAACAAGAGGGTCTTGTTTATATTGCAACAGAAGACAACGAAGCGTTTCTTGGCGAGGCTACAGCACCGGAAATTGCCAGCCATATAGCTCGTTCGTCCGGGCCCAGCGGGCCCAATGCCGAATACCTGGTTAAATTACAGTTGGCGCTACAACAACTGGACGTCAATGACCCGCATATTACGCAAGTTTATGAGGCTTTAATGGCAGACCAGTCTAGTCTCTGTCCTGAATAA